In the Sulfurovum sp. UBA12169 genome, GGTGTAAAATCCGGAACAAAACGCCAATAGCTTTTCACTCTGTTTTTGAGGTTCTTTGCTTTTCCTACATACAGCAGTTTGCCTGCAGCATCGAAATACTGGTAAACACCCGCCAGAATAGGAAGATTTTTTATTGTCGATTGCACTGTATAAGCTCTTTAATGTGTTCAAATTTCTCTTTGAGCGTCTGATCTTGCGTTTGAATCTCAAAGCAGGATGTCGAGCGTTCCTGATAATACGGGATGGTTGAAATAAGCGGTTTGCTTTCTTCGGCAGGATAGTACCTGCTGTGAAATACAATAATTTCTTGTGCCTGCATAAAGGCACATTCGGCATCATAGGTGCGCAACTGTGTTAATACGCTTTTTAATAAATCTCTATTATAATTGAGTTCCATTTTAAATGCAGGATGAGTTGTGGCCACAAAAAGTGTTTCATTTTTGACATAGACAAATGCAATAGCATTTTGGTATCTTGAGCCCAAAAGCTTAACAAATTTGTTATAGCAAGCCTGTTTTTTTAAGAATCTAAATTGAGGTTGACACGTAAGATGAGACAAAATAACATGCGCTTTTTTCATAAATGCATTATAGCATTTGTTTGCTGTATGATAATGGCGGGTTGCGGATACAAAACAGACCCGGCCTACGTGCCCGATCAAAACAATACCCTGCAAACAAAAGGATAACAGGATGGACAAATATGATGTACTGATCATTGGTGCAGGGATCGCAGGGCTGTATGCTGCATTGCAATTGCCCAAAAGCAAAAAAGTGTTAGTAGTCTGCAAAGATATTCCGTGGGAGTGCAATACATTTTATGCGCAGGGAGGGATGGTTACAGCGCTTAACGAAGCCGATATTGCTTTGCATGTAGAAGATACTATGGCTGCAGGTTCCTATCACAATAACAAGGAGGCGGTTGAAATCCTTTCCCGCACCTCGCTTGAGACTACGGCAGATATTATCCAAAGAGGTATGGAGTTTGACAAGGATGAGCAAGGCAACATTCTTTACACTAAAGAAGCGGCACATTCCGTAGCGCGGATCATTCATGCTGGAGGAGATGCGACGGGACGATATATGCACTATTTTATGATGGTGCAAAATATGCATCATTTGCAAAAAAATACATTGGTCTATGATCTGCTTATTGAAAATGGAAGATGTTACGGCGTCAAAGCAACAGTCAATTATGAACCTACCACTATTTATGCGGATGATGTCATTATTGCATCGGGCGGGATTGGATCGCTGTATGCCTACAATACCAATTCTCGTACCGTCAGTGCGGATATTCACGGTATCTGCGTAGAAAAAGGTATAGAATTGGCCGATATGGAATTTATGCAGTTTCATCCTACCGTATTTGTCAAAACGCCTTTTGCCAGAAAACTGCTTCTTACCGAAGCGCTTAGAGGTGAGGGCGCGCATGTGGTAGATCAAGAAGGAAAACGTTTTTTGTTTGAGTATGATGAGCGTGGAGAGCTGGCGGGCAGAGATATTGTCGCGAGGGGTATTTTTGACTATAGGCGCCGAACAGGACAAGAGGCATATTTAGATTTTTCAATGTTTGAAGAGTCATGGTTTAGAGAGCGATTTCCCAATATTACGCGTACTTTTGGTGCATTGGGGTATCGTTTTCCTCAAGATAGGGTTCCGATTTCTCCGGCTTTTCATTATGCCAACGGAGGCATTAAAAGTGACACCAATGGCTGCATAGAAGGAGTGGAAGGATTGTATGTGATAGGAGAGGCTGCCAGAACAGGGGTGCATGGAGCTAACCGTTTGGCATCCAACTCTTTGCTTGAAGGGGTTGTTTTTGCCAAAAGAGCAACCGCGCACCTTTTGGGTAAAAGCCAGAAAGAGGGCAAAACACCTAAATTTGATAAAGATTACGGTAATATTCTGCACAAAGAAAACGACAAGATGTACAAGCATCGTTTGCGACAGGTTATGTGGAATGATATAGGTATTATTCGCACATCCAAAGGATTGCATGAGGCAAAAAATCTTATCTATGACATGAAAAATAAAGAGATAGGCAGGCTGCTGAAGTTGCGTCTTAACACGGCATCCGCGATAGTCGAGGCAGCTTTGGCACGCAAAGAGTCACTTGGCTCACACTATATTGAATTATAAGGATTAAAATGCATGATTTGAATTTAACGACGAGTTGGGTAGGGATCGCCTCGTTGATCATATTTGTGGTGGGATATTATTTTATTGCCACTGAAGATAAATATCATATAAATAAGGCAAAACCGGCATTGTTTGCAGGAACCTTTATTTTTATACTGATCGGTATCTATTATGCGGCTAATGGTTTGGACGGTAAACATCTGCATCACGAAATAGAGCTGCTCATTTATGAAATAGCGGGCATCTTTTTCTTTTTGTATGTTGCGATGACGTATATTGAAGCTATGATTGACAGGAATGTGTTTACCGCGCTTCGGTACAGACTTGTCTCAAAAGGGCACAGCTATCAAAGGCTTTTTTGGATCACAGGTCTTTTGGCATTTTTTATCTCTCCTGTGGCGGACAATCTTACAACGGCACTGATCCTTTCAACGGTGTTGATCACTATTGACAAAGAGACAAAAGCTTTTCTTGTGCCTGCGGCGATCAATATTGTCGTGGCTGCCAATGCGGGAGGCGCGTGGAGTCCGTTTGGTGATATTACAACGCTGATGGTATGGGTTGACGGAAAAGGACAATTTATTGATTTTCTTTATCTTTTTCCTGCTGCATTTTTGGGATGGTATGTAACAGCTTTTCTTTTGGTTCGTTTTGTTCCAGAGGACAATCCTCCTTTTGTCAAAGGAGAAAAAGAGGTACATATTGCCTATGGCGGAAAAATGATTATAGGGCTTTTTGCTTTGACTATAGCCTCTGCGGTTATCTCTCATCAAGTGCTTCATTTGCCGGCAATGTGGGGTATGATGTTTGGGTTGGCGATTTTGAAACTTTATACCTACGGAATGAATAGAGAAGTAAGGTATGAGAGTGACGGTACCGCTTGTCCTCGAGTCAATGTTTTCTCTTTTATTGCTAAAATTGAGAACGATACACTGCTCTTTTTCTTCGGGATTTTAGCTGCAGTCGGTGGGCTTCACTTTTTAGGCTTCTTGGAGTATTTTACGGCACTCTATAGTCAGTTTGGTGCAACCGCGGTAAATATCGGTGTAGGATTTCTTTCGGCTGTTGTCGATAACGTACCTGTGATGTCAGCGGTACTCAAGGCTAATCCTGATATGGGCGCAGATTCACATGCGCAGTGGATGCTTGTAACCATGACCGCAGGGGTAGGAGGATCGCTGATTTCGTTTGGAAGTGCCGCAGGCGTAGGTGTTATGGGCAAACTGCATGGAATTTATACTTTTTCTTCTCACATGAAATATGCATGGACGGTACTTGTAGGCTATTTTGTTTCATTGGCCGTATGGTATTTGCAATTTCAAGTATTGGGGCTGCATTAAGATTTTTACTTTCTTCTGTTTCTTCGTCAAAGGAGCAGAAGAAAAAATATTTGTATAGTTAAGTTTTTTCGAAAAATTTAACTATACAAATAGAAGGAGAGAAGATGAAAGAAGTGCCTATAGTTGTTTTGGATTTTGGATCCCAGTATACTCAGCTTATTGCCAGAAAACTTAGAGAGAGCGGTATATATACTGAAGTCGTACCTTATCGTGAAAGCATTCATGACATTAAGACGCGCAAACCTAAAGGAATTATTCTTTCCGGAGGCCCGGCTTCTGTTTATGCAGAGGATGCCTATAAGCCCGATGATGGCATTTGGGAATTGGGGTTGCCGATTTTGGGCATTTGTTACGGCATGCAGCTTATTACGCAGCATTTTGGGGGAGAAGTGGTGGCCGCAGACCATCATGAGTATGGAAAAGCCAAGTTGCACATAGAGGGGAATTCCCCTATTTTTAAAGAGGTCAACCATGACTCGGTTGTTTGGATGAGCCACGGTGACAAGGCTGAGTGCATCCCTGAGTCATTCAGGGTAGTCGGCACAAGCGAGAATTCACCTTTTGCAGCAATTGCCAATGAGGATAAAAAGATTTATGCATTCCAGTTTCACCCCGAAGTGCATCATTCCGCAGAAGGCGTGAAAATGCTTAAAAATTTTGCTAAGCATATCTGCGGATGTGAAAGCACATGGAATATGGGAGGCTTTGCCAAAGAAAAGATTGTGCAGATCAAAGCGCAAGTCGGGAATAAAAAAGTACTTTGCGGCGTAAGCGGGGGCGTAGACAGCTCGGTGGTTGCTGCGATGCTGCATGAAGCTTTGCCTAAAGAGCAGCTTATCTGTGTATTTGTAGACCAAGGGCTGCTTCGTAAAGATGAAGCGGTGCAAGTGCAAAATATGTTTAAGATGCTCGATATTCCTCTGATTAGTATTGATGCCAAAGAGATTTTTATGAAAAAACTGGCAGGCATTAGTGATCCTGAAACCAAGCGCAAAGTGATCGGAGAGACCTTTATAGAGGTTTTTGATCAAGAGGCAAAAAAACATACCGATGTTTCATTTTTGGCTCAAGGAACGCTCTATACAGATGTGATCGAGTCTGTTTCCGTCAAAGGGCCCTCAAAAACCATCAAATCGCACCACAATGTGGGCGGACTTCCTGACTGGATGACATTTGAATTGGTAGAGCCGCTAAGAGAGATATTTAAAGATGAAGTAAGAAAGCTTGGATTGGAGTTGGGACTCCCTAAAGAGATGATAGGAAGGCATCCTTTTCCCGGACCCGGACTGGCCATCCGCGTAATGGGAGAGGTGAACGAAGAAGCGCTTAGACTGCTTAGGGAATCAGACGCCATCATGCAAGAAGAGCTAAAGGCTACCGGATATTACGACAAAGTATGGCAGGCTTTTACCGTATTGCTTAATGTGAAGTCCGTCGGAGTTATGGGTGACAACAGAACCTATGACAACACTGTTTGTGTTCGTATGGTTGAATCAGTGGATGGCATGACCGCCACTTTTGCCCATGTACCTCATGATGTGCTTGAAGGAATAAGCCGACGTATTATAAATGAAATAGACGGCATAAACCGTGTCGTTTATGACATAAGTTCTAAGCCTCCTGCAACCATAGAATGGGAATAGTTTGGCCTTTTTGTCGCCCTGTTTTGGCATGGCGGCAGAGATTTATCGCAGAAATTCCAATCTACCCAGTAATTTTAAATCTACAAAAAATATAAACAAGTCGGTTGTTGTTATATATTTTTTGGATAGATAAAAAAATGCAATCGGGCAATACTGTATTGACACTCTTGCCATTTTAGAACAGGAAGTGCAAGCGCTGCAACTCCTAGCGTCGGGATGTTTTCGATGGTTTTATCTGCTGCCATTTTGTTTGCAAAGTCAGTAATTCCCGGATTGTGGGCGATAATAAAAACATTTTGATGTTTTTTTCTGATTTTCTGAACAATCTGAAGCATGGTTTTGGGGCCGGCAAGATAAAGATCGTCCAGATAAATAATTTTCTTTTTGTATCCTATTTCTCTTGCAAGACCTTTGGCGGTCATTTTAGTTCGTTTCGCCGAGCTGGAAAATATAAGATCAGGCATTACTTTTTTCGCTTTTAGCGCATGTGCCATTTTTAAAATAGCTTTTTTGCCTCTCTGGCTTAAACCTCTGTCAAAATCATTTGCACGCTTGCTGTCTCTTTCGGATTTGGCATGTCTGATTAGATATAAATATTTCATAGATGCAGTATAACATATATTTTTTAAGTACAGTAAAATACAACTTGAGTCTTTGTGGCTAAAGAATATTTAATCTATATTGTAAGAACACTTGAAATAATTTATTTTTTATACTATAATCGCACAAAAATAGTGACTATGAAAGGATATTTTATGGCAAAACATCAATTTCAAACCGAAATCGGCCAACTTTTAAAACTTATGACACATTCTTTATATTCAAACAAAGAAATCTTTATACGAGAGCTTGTGTCAAACGCAAGCGATGCATTGGATAAGTTTAATTATCTCTCTTTAACAGACGAGAAATATAAAAATGAAGAATGGAAAGGCCAAATTTTTATAGGATTGGACAAAGAAGACGGATCGCTAACGATAGGCGATAACGGGATAGGAATGAATGAAGCAGATCTCATCAGCCATCTTGGAACTATCGCAAAATCAGGTACCAAATCTTTTATAGAGTCTCTTACAGGTGATGCAAAAAAAGATTCCAATCTTATCGGTCAATTTGGAGTAGGATTTTATTCTGTTTTTATGGTTGCCCAAAAGGTAGATGTGATTACTAAAAAAGCAGGTGAAGAACAAGCCTATAAGTTTACTACCGACGGAACGGGAGAGTTTGAGATCGTTCCTGTTACCAAAGAGTCTCAAGGCACCATTATTTATATTACGCTTAAAGAGGATGAGAAAGAATTCTTGGATAAGTGGAGGGTGAAAGAGGTCGTCAAAAAGTACTCCAATCACATTGCTTATCCCATCATGCTTAATTTTTCTGAAGAAGAGACAGTAGGCGAGGGCGAGGAAAAAAAGATCAAAAAAGTAAAAAAATCTGAACAGATCAATGCCGCGTCCGCACTTTGGACACTCTCCAAATCCGAGCTCAAAAAAGAAGATTATATAGAGTTTTATAAAACAATTTCACACGGGGATGCCGAACCGCTTACCTATATGCACAATAAAGTAGAGGGCGCCCAAGAGTTTACCACACTTTTTTACATCCCCAAAACAGCTCCTTTTGATTTGTACAGGGCAGATTATCAGCCCGGCGTAAAGCTTTATGTGAAGCGTGTATTTATCACAGATGATGAC is a window encoding:
- the nadB gene encoding L-aspartate oxidase — its product is MDKYDVLIIGAGIAGLYAALQLPKSKKVLVVCKDIPWECNTFYAQGGMVTALNEADIALHVEDTMAAGSYHNNKEAVEILSRTSLETTADIIQRGMEFDKDEQGNILYTKEAAHSVARIIHAGGDATGRYMHYFMMVQNMHHLQKNTLVYDLLIENGRCYGVKATVNYEPTTIYADDVIIASGGIGSLYAYNTNSRTVSADIHGICVEKGIELADMEFMQFHPTVFVKTPFARKLLLTEALRGEGAHVVDQEGKRFLFEYDERGELAGRDIVARGIFDYRRRTGQEAYLDFSMFEESWFRERFPNITRTFGALGYRFPQDRVPISPAFHYANGGIKSDTNGCIEGVEGLYVIGEAARTGVHGANRLASNSLLEGVVFAKRATAHLLGKSQKEGKTPKFDKDYGNILHKENDKMYKHRLRQVMWNDIGIIRTSKGLHEAKNLIYDMKNKEIGRLLKLRLNTASAIVEAALARKESLGSHYIEL
- a CDS encoding sodium:proton antiporter, which gives rise to MHDLNLTTSWVGIASLIIFVVGYYFIATEDKYHINKAKPALFAGTFIFILIGIYYAANGLDGKHLHHEIELLIYEIAGIFFFLYVAMTYIEAMIDRNVFTALRYRLVSKGHSYQRLFWITGLLAFFISPVADNLTTALILSTVLITIDKETKAFLVPAAINIVVAANAGGAWSPFGDITTLMVWVDGKGQFIDFLYLFPAAFLGWYVTAFLLVRFVPEDNPPFVKGEKEVHIAYGGKMIIGLFALTIASAVISHQVLHLPAMWGMMFGLAILKLYTYGMNREVRYESDGTACPRVNVFSFIAKIENDTLLFFFGILAAVGGLHFLGFLEYFTALYSQFGATAVNIGVGFLSAVVDNVPVMSAVLKANPDMGADSHAQWMLVTMTAGVGGSLISFGSAAGVGVMGKLHGIYTFSSHMKYAWTVLVGYFVSLAVWYLQFQVLGLH
- a CDS encoding glutamine-hydrolyzing GMP synthase produces the protein MKEVPIVVLDFGSQYTQLIARKLRESGIYTEVVPYRESIHDIKTRKPKGIILSGGPASVYAEDAYKPDDGIWELGLPILGICYGMQLITQHFGGEVVAADHHEYGKAKLHIEGNSPIFKEVNHDSVVWMSHGDKAECIPESFRVVGTSENSPFAAIANEDKKIYAFQFHPEVHHSAEGVKMLKNFAKHICGCESTWNMGGFAKEKIVQIKAQVGNKKVLCGVSGGVDSSVVAAMLHEALPKEQLICVFVDQGLLRKDEAVQVQNMFKMLDIPLISIDAKEIFMKKLAGISDPETKRKVIGETFIEVFDQEAKKHTDVSFLAQGTLYTDVIESVSVKGPSKTIKSHHNVGGLPDWMTFELVEPLREIFKDEVRKLGLELGLPKEMIGRHPFPGPGLAIRVMGEVNEEALRLLRESDAIMQEELKATGYYDKVWQAFTVLLNVKSVGVMGDNRTYDNTVCVRMVESVDGMTATFAHVPHDVLEGISRRIINEIDGINRVVYDISSKPPATIEWE
- a CDS encoding phosphohistidine phosphatase, whose amino-acid sequence is MKYLYLIRHAKSERDSKRANDFDRGLSQRGKKAILKMAHALKAKKVMPDLIFSSSAKRTKMTAKGLAREIGYKKKIIYLDDLYLAGPKTMLQIVQKIRKKHQNVFIIAHNPGITDFANKMAADKTIENIPTLGVAALALPVLKWQECQYSIARLHFFIYPKNI
- a CDS encoding molecular chaperone HtpG encodes the protein MAKHQFQTEIGQLLKLMTHSLYSNKEIFIRELVSNASDALDKFNYLSLTDEKYKNEEWKGQIFIGLDKEDGSLTIGDNGIGMNEADLISHLGTIAKSGTKSFIESLTGDAKKDSNLIGQFGVGFYSVFMVAQKVDVITKKAGEEQAYKFTTDGTGEFEIVPVTKESQGTIIYITLKEDEKEFLDKWRVKEVVKKYSNHIAYPIMLNFSEEETVGEGEEKKIKKVKKSEQINAASALWTLSKSELKKEDYIEFYKTISHGDAEPLTYMHNKVEGAQEFTTLFYIPKTAPFDLYRADYQPGVKLYVKRVFITDDDKELLPAYLRFVRGIIDSEDLPLNVSREILQENRILANIRQSSVKKILSEIKKLSEEDVKIFTEQYNRVIKEGIFTDYTNKETLLEIVRYKSSNQEGLTGLDEYISRGDSEKKEIYYIIGKDEKVLRNSPLLEAYKKANIEVLVMDDEEVDSIVTPMIGSYKEWSLKDVTTIEAPDSKSQEEKEEISKEYKTLTDKIKAVLGDEVKEVKISARLTSSPSCVVKDSSDPMAGMAHMFAQMGQKMPEIPLVLEINPEHEMIKKLDVLHDESLFADAVWILLDSAKLSEGLEPKDKAAFAQRIAHLASKAL